CGAGGTCCGTGGAGGCTTGCAAGGTGGCATTGGCCAAGGGGGCGGCACCATGGATGAGGCCGGTGAAATAGGGCGTGGTACCCACAGGATAGCTGACGTGCCGATTTGCCCAGCGCAGGTTCTGCGGGATGGCTGGGCTATCGAGGCTGACGCTAAGATTGTCCATTGCCCATGATTCATCGCCCAGGCTCTGGACGCCTGCGCCTTCGATGATCCACTCGATCGTGAGGGTGGATGAGCTGTGAGGAATGGCTCGGAGGCCCGGCTCAAGCGCGAAATTGTAGGCGCTATCCCGATAGAAGCTGCCGGGGCCGCTGAAGCCAAGGTCCTGCCAGCGGGCGAGTTGGGCACCGGGGGCGGGAATGTAGCTTTGCACTTGGGACTGGACGGCATTTGCGAGCGACTCGCGGAAGATGGTCACGCCATCGAGCTTGATATGGAAGTAGTCCCCGCTGGGGTAGCTGCCGGTGCCGTCGAGGGAGTCGATTGCGGCCAAGAGGAAGCCGATGCTTGCGGTGCTATGCGCGGGCAGGTTGGTGAGCTCGAGCTTTACCAGATTGGCGGTGCTGCTGCGGAGGAAGTTGCCGGAGAAGAGATTGCTGCCGGTGCCAAGCCCGGCGAATTCCTGCACGCCTTCGGCGAGAGCGCTGCCCGGGGTGATTTCCGCGGGCAGGGTGCCATTGAAGTCGGTGGTGAAAACGCTTTGTGCGAGGGAGGAGGAAGCAGTGCAGAGAAGGATCGGGAGGATCTTCATGGGGAGGAAGAATATGGGATCGTTGACTAGTGGAATCGGGCGGAAGAAACAATCCCATTCGAGCCGACGGGCTAACAGGTTCGTGTGATCCCTTGTAGCTGAGTGGAATTGCATTTTCCAAACGTGGAGCGGATTCGGGCGCCGGGTGGGAGTCATTCCCACGAAGTGAAACAGGGAAGGGATCTCTCGGGTCGCTTCGCTAATCTCGCCGGGATCTGAGGCCGACGATTCCGTCTTGAGCCCGCTTCGAGGCTTCCCTAGCAAGTTAGGACGCGATCCATCTGATCGCCATACCCGCGATGAAGAAGCGAGATCCGAAATCTAAGCCGGCAAAGTCCGCAAGGAAGGCCGTCGCCAAGAAGGTAGCGAAGAAAGCGGTGGCGAAGAAGGCTCCGAAGAGGCTCTTGAAAAACCAGGATGGTGTGGTGCTCCTGTCCGGTGGCAATCCCCAGATCGCGAAGGCGGATGGCGATTCACCGGTTCAAGCCTACATCGCCGCGATGCCGGGATGGAAGAGCGGGCTCGGGCGGCGTCTTGATGATCTCATCATGCGCGCGGTTCCGGAGGTGAAGAAGGCGGTGAAATGGAACTCGCCCTTCTACGGGATCGAGGGGCAGGGCTGGTTCCTGTCCTATCACGTGCTGACCCGCTACGTGAAGGTGACCTTTTTTGCCGGCATGTCTCTAAAGCCGATTCCACCGGGCGGCACGGAGCGCAGCGGGGAATCGCGGTGGATCGATATTTACGAGGACGATGTGCTCGACGAAGAACAGATGACGAAATGGTTGAAGCAAGCAGCTGCGATTCCCGGCTGGAAACCCTGAGCGAACCGATCAAATGTCAGACGCATGAACCCGAAAGTGGACGCATTCCTGGAGAAGGCCGCCGCGTGGCGTGAGGAAATGACCGAGCTGCGAAAGCTCTGCCTGGCCAGCGGCATGGAGGAGGAAATGAAGTGGGGAAAGCCTTGCTACA
This portion of the Luteolibacter luteus genome encodes:
- a CDS encoding DUF1801 domain-containing protein; translated protein: MKKRDPKSKPAKSARKAVAKKVAKKAVAKKAPKRLLKNQDGVVLLSGGNPQIAKADGDSPVQAYIAAMPGWKSGLGRRLDDLIMRAVPEVKKAVKWNSPFYGIEGQGWFLSYHVLTRYVKVTFFAGMSLKPIPPGGTERSGESRWIDIYEDDVLDEEQMTKWLKQAAAIPGWKP